A region of Dictyostelium discoideum AX4 chromosome 1 chromosome, whole genome shotgun sequence DNA encodes the following proteins:
- a CDS encoding metal-dependent protein hydrolase domain-containing protein, producing the protein MSDLTICTHSGSFHADEALACYLLKLLPTYKDSKIIRSRDKSVIEKSTVAVDVGAVYNFEKLRFDHHQSGFTETFDDKHDIKLSSAGLIYKHYGKDIIKQRLDTNDSITELLYQKLYDSMIQELDGVDNGVERYPSDIKPRYQSGSSISARVGHLNQGWNEPQDDEIVNKQFEKAMELMGQYFLDRLDYYGKSWLPCRSIVENALENRKQTHSSGEILILDMFCPWKDHLFSLEQEKDIKTPIKFVLFEDTSGQWRVSAVGINLHSFTLRLPLPEEWRGKRDEELSQISGIEGCVFAHANGFIGGNKTREGALLMAIKTLNQSPKTLLE; encoded by the exons atgtctgATTTAACAATTTGCACTCATTCAGGTAGTTTTCATGCTGATGAAGCTTTAGcttgttatttattaaaattattaccaacaTATAAAGATTCAA aaattattaGAAGTAGAGATAAAAGtgtaattgaaaaatcaacaGTTGCAGTTGATGTTGGAGCAgtttataattttgaaaaattaagatTTGATCATCATCAATCAGGATTCACAGAAACATTTGATGATAAAcatgatattaaattatcaagtgcaggtttaatttataaacatTATGGTAAAGATATCATTAAACAACGTTTAGAtacaaatgattcaattacaGAATTATTATATCAAAAACTTTATGATAGTATGATTCAAGAATTGGATGGTGTTGATAATGGTGTTGAAAGATATCCATCAGATATTAAACCAAGATATCAATCTGGTTCATCAATTAGTGCTAGAGTTGGCCATTTAAATCAAGGTTGGAATGAACCAcaagatgatgaaattgtaaataaacaatttgaGAAAGCAATGGAATTAATGGGTCAATACTTTTTAGATCGTTTAGATTATTATGGTAAA TCATGGTTACCATGTAGATCAATTGTTGAAAATGCTTTAGAAAATAGAAAACAAACTCATTCATCAggtgaaattttaattttagatatGTTTTGTCCATGGAAAGATCATTTATTCTCATTAGAACAAGAAAAGGATATTAAAACtccaattaaatttgtaCTTTTTGAAGATACATCAGGTCAATGGAGAGTATCAGCAGTTGGTATCAATTTACATTCATTCACACTTCGTTTACCACTTCCAGAGGAATGGAGAGGTAAAAGAGATGAAGAATTATCTCAAATTAGTGGTATTGAAGGTTGTGTTTTTGCTCATGCAAATGGTTTCattggtggtaataaaaCTAGAGAAGGTGCTTTATTAATGgcaattaaaactttaaatcaATCTCCAAAAACTTTacttgaataa
- a CDS encoding hypothetical protein (Endo-beta-N-acetylglucosaminidase (EC 3.2.1.96)), which yields MKTKKLIDNIKLGSNNKNNNNNGSEIIIPWNSILMCEEFNREENHIDSTKSISISCWIYMIPNEDDNRDDNNRVNRIFSQLQNNNIDTGIFFGNQSFDKRLYNDSTTTNRTSIHSIYHTSKDELKYFHWEFLIFKLNFNDSGTQLISTEIYLNCKIYKQTNYCEKNNNHSNLNNENNNTINETYESPINISKSPLIIGSKDLSNEMILSDLTIHLNDRHDILSTIFQNNSILKQPSYPPNIQNKSLLGNSFISTIKPLNSILELLNWKSTINPQQQIQHQQQQQQQQQQQNYNDLINISTIKLNKRIKKSNNITKRIHCHDMMNGYQIDKYCQGIYEGINDRKTLWSSEFYNFYHWNLIDTFIYFSHHRISIPPVGWINSAHKNGVKVLGTIILEWDQSLSDCYLLVDGIQEDVNHFINKLIEISNHFKFDGWFLNLETSLLDHPSYVEKYISFLKNFTNSIHKNSIIIGGGSSDSGSVGGDIHEDNDEKPLIIWYDSVTSNGELNWQNELNEKNYRFFENCDGIFLNYCWNKDNLKNSFNIISNLNNNKDDCNDEEINEKCKNVYVGTDCWGRGTFGGGKFNSWIGLKEADLNQLSSAIFAPAWTYEDANSSSKMVIEREKSFWLGSLVQNLVENGSAEYGNFSTWSPIFNTTTNTNNNNNNNNRYHWVIDNNGLLNGNGKSFKSIKSSRYDSKFFSIFKKRIDLFNISKNDNNNNNNNNRILMFTKEILDKLPMIEFEFYYKSTSSINQTDSNNYPVNLIMLDENLTVLKEFNTQCLSKVRNEWKKYKLTIREYPIGIRFIDIIINNTSDNDEISISGINLQIIAKPIYKSKQQQKTTTTLNSDDDHDDDNNNNNNYNSIRSVTDERISIHSLPFSSCFNRGKGKKYWINGKIVSNSKWFNLSDQDIIGCEEDYRYQIGSKLILSTTSYSVSFNGGSSLNIKGKLETISNIGNNQFKHYSINNNNNNNNDDDDDKYSISTLFKTDIKLKEKQLLISYTWSVKSIPKIQLSEQISKLCLILVFSDNEEKNIKNIILHPSTLGNSIDNKQQIFPFNINTATNNQNEYIIYESDQDEIINAHLDWYQSKFCLNIDDFIFNNTNKNNNIIKLKEIKSFSYNFKSNSIDRNSIPNPNSNPNSNNQDKKIDSKDDNSITSDGNNKKDKLDQYNVYIGEVTLDTISCDHHTIANNNNSSSSLVEIKSCNIDKVWNINSLSGGGGSDQYDIILNWIYEIKKNIQNGDNHDEDGDNIIKCTNIYLDEKWVGRSYNNNYYIIKSKEISQNSFITIEFINHLNNLIYSKNFNLFD from the coding sequence atgaaaacaaaaaaattaattgataatatcaaattaggaagtaataataaaaataataataataatggtagtgAAATTATAATACCATGGAATAGTATATTAATGTGTGAAGAATTTAATAGAGAAGAAAATCACATTGATAGTactaaatcaatttcaatttcatgtTGGATTTATATGATACCAAATGAAGATGACAATagagatgataataatagagTAAATAGAATATTTTcacaattacaaaataataatattgatacaGGTATTTTCTTTGGTAATCAGTCATTTGATAAAAGATTATACAatgattcaacaacaacaaatagaACTTCAATTCATTCAATTTATCATACAAGTAAAgatgaattaaaatattttcattgggaatttttaatttttaaattaaattttaatgatagtGGAACACAATTAATATCAActgaaatttatttaaattgtaaaatttataaacagACAAATTATTGTGAAAAGAATAACAATCatagtaatttaaataatgaaaataataatacaatcaaTGAAACATATGAATCACCAATTAATATATCTAAATCACCATTAATTATAGGAAGtaaagatttatcaaatgaaatgattttatcagatttaacaattcatttaaatgataGACATGATATATTATCAAcaatatttcaaaataattcaatattaaaacaacCAAGCTATCCaccaaatattcaaaataaatcattattaggtaattcttttatttcaACTATTAAacctttaaattcaatattagaattattaaattggaaatcaacaattaatccacaacaacaaatacaacaccaacaacaacaacaacaacaacaacaacaacaaaattataatgatttaataaatatttcaacaataaaattaaataaaagaattaaaaaatcaaataatattacgAAAAGAATTCATTGTCATGATATGATGAATGGTTAccaaattgataaatattgTCAAGGTATTTATGAAGGAATTAATGATAGGAAAACATTATGGTCAAgtgaattttataatttctatCATtggaatttaattgatacttttatttatttctcaCATCATAGAATTTCAATACCACCAGTTGGTTGGATCAATTCAGCTCATAAAAATGGTGTAAAAGTTTTAGGTACAATCATATTGGAATGGGATCAATCCCTATCAGATTGTTATTTATTGGTTGACGGTATTCAAGAAGATGTTAATCactttataaataaattaattgaaatttcaaatcattttaaatttgatggttggtttttaaatttagaaacaTCACTATTAGATCATCCATCATATgttgaaaaatatatttcatttttaaaaaattttacaaattcaattcataaaaattcaataattattggtggtggtagtagtgatAGTGGTAGTGTTGGTGGTGATATTCatgaagataatgatgaaaaaccATTAATTATTTGGTATGATAGTGTTACTTCAAATGGTGAACTAAATTGGCAgaatgaattaaatgaaaagaattatagattttttgaaaattgtgATGGGATTTTCTTAAATTATTGTTGgaataaagataatttaaaaaattctttcaatataatttcaaatcttaataataataaagatgattgtaatgatgaagaaataaatgaaaaatgtaaaaatgtTTATGTTGGTACAGATTGTTGGGGAAGAGGTACATTTGGTGGTGGCAAATTTAATTCATGGATAGGTTTGAAAGAAGcagatttaaatcaattatcaaGTGCAATATTTGCACCAGCTTGGACTTATGAAGATGCAAACTCATCAAGTAAAATGGTAATTGAAAGGGAGAAATCATTTTGGTTAGGTAGTTTAGTTCAAAATTTAGTTGAAAATGGTTCGGCTGAATATGGTAATTTTTCAACTTGGTCTCCAATTTTTAATACTACcactaatactaataataataataataataataatagatatcATTGggttattgataataatggtttattaaatggtaatggtaaatcatttaaatctattaaatCATCTAGATATGATTCGAAAttcttttcaatatttaaaaagagaattgatttatttaatattagtaaaaatgataataataataataataataataatagaatatTAATGTTTACAAAAGAAATATTGGATAAATTACCaatgattgaatttgaattttattataaatcaacatcatcaatcaatcaaactgatagtaataattatccagttaatttaataatgttggatgaaaatttaacggttttaaaagaatttaatacaCAATGTTTATCAAAAGTTAGAAATGAAtggaaaaaatataaattaacaaTTAGAGAATATCCAATTGGTATTAGATTCATtgatatcattattaataatacttctgataatgatgaaatttcaatatctggtataaatttacaaattattgcaaaaccaatttataaatctaaacaacaacaaaaaacaacaacaacattaaATAGTGATGACGatcatgatgatgataataataataataataactataattCAATTAGATCAGTTACAGATGAAAGAATTTCAATTCATTCATTACCATTTTCAAGTTGTTTTAATAGAGGTAAAGGAAAGAAATATTGGATAAATGGTAAAATCGTATCAAATTCTAAATGGTTCAATTTATCTGATCAAGATATTATTGGTTGTGAAGAAGATTATAGATATCAAATtggttcaaaattaattttatcaaccACTTCATATAGTGTTTCATTTAATGGTGGTTCTTCTTTAAATATAAAGGGTAAATTagaaacaatttcaaatattggtaataatcaatttaaacATTATtctatcaataataataataataataataatgatgatgatgatgataaatattcaatttcaacattatttaaaactgatattaaattaaaagaaaaacaattattaatatcatatACATGGAGTGTAAAATCAATACCAAAGATTCAATTATCAGAACAAATTAGTAAACTATGTTTGATATTGGTATTtagtgataatgaagaaaagAATATAAAGAATATCATTTTACATCCAAGTACATTGGGTAACagtattgataataaacaacaaatatttccattcaatattaatactgcaacaaataatcaaaatgaatatataatttatgaATCTGATCaagatgaaattataaatgcTCATTTAGATTGGTATCAATctaaattttgtttaaatattgatgatttcatatttaataataccaacaaaaataataatattataaaattaaaagaaattaaatcatttagttataatttcaaatctaATAGTATTGATAGAAATTCTATACCAAATCCAAATTCAaatccaaattcaaataatcaagATAAAAAGATAGATTCAAAGGATGACAACAGTATTACAAgtgatggtaataataaaaaagataaattggATCAATATAATGTTTATATTGGTGAAGTTACATTGGATACTATTTCTTGTGATCATCATACAattgcaaataataataactccTCCTCCTCTTTAGTTGAAATCAAGTCGTGTAATATCGATAAAGTATGgaatattaatagtttatctggtggtggtggtagtgatcAATATGATATCATATTAAATTGGAtatatgaaattaaaaagaatattcAAAATGGTGACAATCatgatgaagatggtgataatataatcaaatgcacaaatatttatttagatGAAAAATGGGTTGGAAGATcttacaataataattactatattataaaatcaaaagaaatctCACAAAATTCTTTCATTACAATAGAATTTATCAatcatttgaataatttaatttattcaaaaaattttaatttatttgattaa
- the cnbA gene encoding CaM-dependent protein phosphatase, regulatory subunit (alternatively spliced), with translation MKDNSSFSEAELKKLYRRFQMLDKDGSGTLTTDEFLSIPDLALNPLLERVIQIFDQNKDNEIEFFEFVGTLATLSHKGTKEDKLKFLFQIYDIDCDGFISNGELFQVLKMMVGTNLNDVQLQQIVDKTIIEGDYDKDGKISFDEFIHMIGNQEGIEEKLSVNWSE, from the exons ATGAAAGATAATAGTAGTT tttCAGAAGCAGaacttaaaaaattatatagaAGATTCCAAATGTTGGATAAAGATGGGTCAGGTACATTAACAACTGATGAATTCTTATCTATACCAGATTTAGCATTAAACCCACTTTTAGAAAGAGTTATTCAAATCTTTGatcaaaataaagataatgaaattgaattctttgaatttgttggtaCACTTGCAACACTCTCCCATAAAGGTACAAAagaagataaattaaaat tCCTTTTCCAAATTTATGATATTGATTGTGATGGATTTATTAGTAATGGTGAATTATtccaagttttaaaaatgatggtTGGTACCAATTTAAATGATgtacaacttcaacaaattgttgataaaactattattgaAGGTGATTATGATAAAGAtggtaaaatttcatttgatgaaTTCATTCAt atGATTGGTAATCAAGAAGGAATAGAAGAAAAACTTAGCGTAAATTGGtcagaataa
- the cnbA gene encoding CaM-dependent protein phosphatase, regulatory subunit (alternatively spliced): MGNQHSLLNKEQLEQMKDNSSFSEAELKKLYRRFQMLDKDGSGTLTTDEFLSIPDLALNPLLERVIQIFDQNKDNEIEFFEFVGTLATLSHKGTKEDKLKFLFQIYDIDCDGFISNGELFQVLKMMVGTNLNDVQLQQIVDKTIIEGDYDKDGKISFDEFIHMIGNQEGIEEKLSVNWSE; this comes from the exons atgggaaaTCAacattcattattaaataaagaacaaTTAGAACAAATGAAAGATAATAGTAGTT tttCAGAAGCAGaacttaaaaaattatatagaAGATTCCAAATGTTGGATAAAGATGGGTCAGGTACATTAACAACTGATGAATTCTTATCTATACCAGATTTAGCATTAAACCCACTTTTAGAAAGAGTTATTCAAATCTTTGatcaaaataaagataatgaaattgaattctttgaatttgttggtaCACTTGCAACACTCTCCCATAAAGGTACAAAagaagataaattaaaat tCCTTTTCCAAATTTATGATATTGATTGTGATGGATTTATTAGTAATGGTGAATTATtccaagttttaaaaatgatggtTGGTACCAATTTAAATGATgtacaacttcaacaaattgttgataaaactattattgaAGGTGATTATGATAAAGAtggtaaaatttcatttgatgaaTTCATTCAt atGATTGGTAATCAAGAAGGAATAGAAGAAAAACTTAGCGTAAATTGGtcagaataa
- the psmG3 gene encoding proteasome assembly chaperone 3, with amino-acid sequence MNSLLIDSSNPSYDAMNNDNLKNSIEKNHPVKSKVLSKKINNVDTDIAISSFADAIFITISQNQKFNTWIRASKSDGILLDEPSYQIDTLLGNNQDVLFSIYARQLIENIGETSNKSLMLSISITDKSKDTFKQILSTIFENKVW; translated from the exons atgaacagtcttttaattgatagtAGTAACCCATCATATGATGCAatgaataatgataatttaaagaatagtATTGAAAAGAATCATCCAGTTAAATCAAAAGTTTTatcaaagaaaattaataatgttgaTACAGATATTGCCATATCATCTTTTGCAGATGCAATCTTTATAACAATTtcacaaaatcaaaaatttaatacatgg ataaGAGCAAGTAAATCAGATGGCATATTATTAGATGAACCATCGTATCAAATTGATACATTATTAGGTAATAATCAAGATGTATTATTTAGTATATATGCAAgacaattaattgaaaatattggcGAAACTagtaataaatcattaatgtTATCAATTTCTATTACTGATAAATCAAAAGATACTTTTAAACAAATTCTATCaacaatttttgaaaataaagtaTGGTAA
- the abkC gene encoding ABC1 family protein kinase → MSNKQIFLKFKSGEIILNNFNKYTDSISSKLLFYQNIKNQENNSGNENYKNFNYNYKNKNNYNNNNNNNNSNSSSNNNGSNNNIKFNSLFISSIYLYNNNNSNNNDLKNDKNDNSIGNINKIIKPKIEIQDLLNPFEAIKEIVGNKEDEEINLVKIGIRVLELGLILLPSVLTFPCCFIPGVKELWWQLLLETIQFSGTCWIKFGQWISTRPDLFPDLLIEKFSQLHSQCPSHSFQFTNESIENSFNGKSIKDLFLWFDEEPMASGSVAQVHKALTMDGKVAVVKVLHPNVKSNIKRDFFIIYSLIWAFSHIPEMKWLSLPESILEFGKSMMKQADLELEASHLNRFNSNFKYNSEVIFPKPLYPLVSKEVLVESFEPGSPIMDFIKKNDHHNPTLAKIGLSAYMQMMLVDNFVHADLHPGNVLVRTSDDDNFKSIDNNYFKKYNNDNDQQQQQQYNLPFKRKLYDTIEKSHKKFDSMLGGIQLKSIDFKEHQKSSPKLIFLDVGLVTQLGQQDKDHFIELFTEIVNGNGKEGAELLIRYAREAKCTEEEMYQFKERMGTLFNQVQNSKLSEVHVGQFMSEILGLVREYHVKIESNFATLVMGTIVLEGLGKQLDPSLGLLKAAIPFLLKSQVFSFSNFIKDFFLKSKTSKKQLNNDNNNNNNNNNNNKNNNDNNNKNNNNKNNNEKNK, encoded by the exons atgtcaaataaacaaatatttttaaa gtTTAAGAGTGGagaaatcattttaaataattttaataaatatacagattcaatttcatcaaaattattattttatcaaaatattaaaaatcaagaaaACAATAGCGGAAacgaaaattataaaaattttaattataattataaaaataaaaataattataataataataataataataataatagtaatagtagtagtaataataatggtagtaataataatataaaatttaattcattatttataagttcaatatatttatataataataataatagtaataataatgatttaaaaaatgataaaaatgataattcaataggaaatattaataaaataattaaaccaaaaattgaaattcaagatttattaaatccatTTGAAGCGATTAAAGAGATTGTTGGTAataaagaagatgaagaaattaatttagtaAAGATTGGTATTAGAGTTTTAGAATTGGGTTTAATATTGTTACCGAGTGTTTTAACATTTCCATGTTGTTTCATACCAGGTGTAAAAGAATTATGGTGGCAACTTTTATTGGAAACCATTCAATTCAGTGGTACATGTTGGATAAAATTTGGACAATGGATAAGTACAAGACCAGATTTATTCCCAGATTTATTGATAGAGAAATTCTCACAACTTCATAGTCAATGTCCATCCCATTCATTCCAATTCACTAATGAATCCATTGAGAATAGTTTCAATGGTAAATcaataaaagatttatttcTATGGTTTGACGAGGAGCCAATGGCGTCGGGGTCAGTCGCGCAAGTTCATAAGGCCCTCACAATGGATGGTAAAGTCGCAGTTGTGAAAGTGTTACATCCAAATGTGAAATCCAATATAAAGAGagacttttttattatctataGTTTGATTTGGGCATTCTCTCATATACCCGAAATGAAATGGTTAAGTCTACCGGAATCAATACTCGAATTTGGTAAATCAATGATGAAACAGGCAGATCTAGAATTGGAGGCTTCTCATCTCAATAGattcaattcaaattttaaatacaatAGTGAAGTAATCTTCCCAAAACCATTATATCCTTTAGTTTCAAAAGAAGTCTTGGTAGAATCATTTGAACCTGGTTCACCAATTATGgatttcattaaaaagaatgatCACCATAACCCAACTTTAGCtaaaattggtttatcaGCTTATATGCAAATGATGTTGGTTGATAATTTCGTACATGCTGATCTTCATCCTGGTAATGTTTTGGTTAGAACttcagatgatgataattttaaatcaattgataataattattttaaaaaatataataatgataatgatcaacaacaacaacaacaatataatttaccttttaaaagaaaattatatgatacaattgaaaaaagtcataaaaaatttgattcaatGTTGGGTGgtattcaattgaaatcaattgattttaaagaacATCAAAAATCTtcaccaaaattaatatttttagatgTTGGTTTAGTAACTCAATTAGGTCAACAAGATAAGGATCATTTCATTGAATTATTCACTGAAATTgtaaatggtaatggtaaagAAGGTgcagaattattaattcgTTACGCTAGAGAAGCGAAATGTACTGAAGAGGAAATGTATCAATTTAAAGAGAGAATGGGTACACTTTTTAATCAAgttcaaaattcaaaattaagtGAAGTTCATGTTGGTCAATTTATGAGTGAGATTTTAGGTCTGGTAAGAGAATATCATGTTAAAATTGAAAGTAATTTTGCAACTTTAGTAATGGGTACAATAGTTTTAGAGGGTTTAGGTAAACAATTAGATCCAAGTTTAGGTCTTTTAAAAGCTGCTATACCTTTCTTATTAAAATCTCAAGTATTTTCTTTctctaatttcattaaagatttctttttaaaatctaaaacttcaaaaaaacaattaaataatgataataataataataataataataataataataataaaaataataatgataataataataaaaataataataataaaaataataatgaaaaaaataaataa